The window TGGAATATCACTTTTCACTAAGGTTTCCTCTGAGAGGGAGGCCCTATTAAATAAAGCAATTAAGGGTTCAGAGGGTGAAAAATCTTCCCTTGTCCGAGTTGAAGAAATTGGCGCTGCTGAATGGAAGCAGACCGTAAAAAATTTAGTAGAAGATTTAAATAATGGCGGACCGCTTAAGAAGGTGGTTCTGGCAAGGGAGCTTCGTCTTTATTTTGATGGCGTGATTGACTCGGTTAAAATTCTTGGCAAGCTGAAGGAACAGCAAAAAACTAGTTTTGTGTTCTCTTTTGAATCTGCGGGAGATAGCTTTATCGGTGCTTCACCAGAACGTCTCGTAAAGAAGGCAGGAATGAAAGTCCAATCAGCCTGCCTTGCCGGCTCGATTCCAAGAGGTGGGACGGATGTTGAAGATAAGAAATTGGGTGACCTGTTGCTGTCGGACGAAAAAAACCTTTCGGAGCATCAGTATGTAGTTGATATGATACGGGAGGCATTGGAGGAGACCTGCGAATCGGTTTTCATTCCAGAAAAGCCCCAACTAATGAAGATAAGGGATATACAGCACTTATATACACCTGCAGAAGGAATTGCTAAGGAAAAGACAAGCCTGCTTCAACTGGTTGACAGACTTCATCCAACTCCTGCTTTAGGCGGGCTTCCAAAAGAATTGGCAGTAGAAAAGATCCGTGAGATGGAGAATCTTGATCGTGGTTTGTATGCTGCACCGGTTGGGTGGCTGGATTATTCCGGGAATGGTGAATTTGCTGTGGCAATTCGGTCAGGTCTAATTCAGGGAAACGAAGCATCCCTGTTTGCAGGCTGTGGTGTAGTTGCAAATTCAGATGCAGATAGTGAATACCTGGAAACAGGCCTTAAATTCAGGCCGATGCTTTCAGCCCTTGGAGGAGTACAGGAATGAATCATCAAGAATCATTAACATCCTATTTGGCTGCATTCGTAGCTGAACTTGTTAAAACTGGTATAAAGGAAGTTGTCATTAGCCCTGGTTCGCGCTCTACACCAATGGCATTGGTTATGGCAGAACATCCGGAGCTAAAAATTCATATTCATGTCGATGAACGCTCTGCCGCATTTTTCGCTCTTGGTCTGGCAAAGGGAAGCGGTAAGCCTGTTGCTATTCTTTGTACATCCGGTACGGCAGCGGCAAATTATTTCCCGGCTATCGTTGAGGCCAAGTATTCCCGTATTCCTCTGCTAGTATTGACTGCGGATAGGCCGCATGAATTAAGAGACGTTGGTGCTCCTCAGGCGATTGACCAAATTGATTTATATGGCAAGCATGTTAAGTGGTTTTCGGAAATGGCACTGCCTGAGGAAGGCTCTGATATGATCAGATACGCCCGGACCGTTTGCGCCAGGGCTGTTTCAAAGGCAACGGAATTACCAGCTGGGCCAGTTCATCTTAACTTCCCATTCCGTGAACCGCTTATACCAAAGCTGGATAAAGAGCAGCTATTTGAAATGCTGGAAAGGCCGCAAAAGTATGTTTCAATTAGCCGCGGCAGACTTGAACTATCGGAGGAAGAATACAAGGAGATTGCCCTTGTTTTAAACAGTAATAAAAAAGGAATCATTGTATGCGGCCACCTCGAGGCAGGCAGTTTAAAAACGAGGATAGAGAGTCTGTCCAGAAAGACAGGCTACCCAATTCTTGCCGACCCTCTTTCACAGCTTAGAAGCAGCAAAGTAAGCCGGGAATTGCTTATTGATACATATGATGCATTCCTCCGTTTACCTGAAGCAAAATCTTTGCTAAAGCCAGAAGTTGTGATTCGTTTTGGTGCGATGCCAGTCTCCAAAGCATTGACAACTTTCCTTCGGGAAAACCATAGTGCCCGCCAATTTGTTATTGATGGCGGTGATGGATGGCGTGATCCTCACTCATTATCAACCGAAATGATTTACTGTGATGAAGAACTTTTTTGTGAAGGCCTACTTCCGTTTGTAGAATCAAATTATGATAGTTTGTACATGAATGAGTGGTCTGATGTAAATCACTTGTCAAAAGAAACGATGATTTCCGAATTAAACCGTGATGCGCTTACAGAAAGCATTGTTTACAATCAACTGCAGGAGCTTCTTCCCGAAGGAGCCAGCATCTTTGTCGGAAATAGTATGCCCATTAGGGACTTGGACAGCTTCTTTTGGCTGAACGATAAAAATATTCGAGTCCTGGCCAATCGTGGGGCTAACGGGATCGATGGGATTATCTCCAGTGCGCTCGGAGCATCTGTCCATGCAAAGCCGATGTATCTTGTACTTGGCGATTTAACATTTTATCATGATATGAACGGACTCCTCCCCGCAAAGTTATATGGGCTCGATATCACAATTATTATCATCAATAATAATGGAGGAGGAATTTTCTCTTTCCTTCCGCAGTCGAATGAAAAGAAGAACTTTGAGTTACTATTTGGAACACCAACCGGGCTTGATTTTTCCCATGCAGCCGCTTTATATGGCGGAGCATTCACCCGTGTCGAAACCCTGGTCGATTTTAAGAATGCAATAATGAAGGCCAGAGAAGTTCATGGCTTAAAAATTATTGAAGTTATGAGTGATAGAGAAACAAATACTGCTGACCATCGAAGAATCTGGAATTCGGTTTCCCAGGAAATAAAAAAGCTGGTTGACTTATCATGAATGCCGGAATTAATGGGTTGGACTACCATATTGAAATAACCGGAGAGGGGTCTCCGCTCTTGCTGCTCCATGGGTTTACCGGGAGCAGCGGAACATGGCAGCCCTTCTTCGAAAAATGGGGAGCCCACTCAACCCTTATTTGTCCGGATTTACCTGGTCATGGCAGAACCACGCCAATTCCTGAGCCTGAACGGCTTTCCATGGAAAATACGGTCGAGGACCTTAAGTGTATTTTGGATTATTTCAAGATTGAAAAGGCAGACATCCTCGGCTATTCAATGGGTGGAAGAGTGGCGCTTGCTTTTGCACTTACCTTCCCTGAAAGAGTTCGGAATCTTATTTTGGAAAGCTCGTCTCCAGGGCTGGAAAATTCCGATGATCGAAAGTCAAGGCGCATGAAAGACAACCAACTTGCCAACTTTATAAAGGAGCATGGCATCGAGGAGTTTGTCGATTATTGGGAAAACATCCCCCTATTCTCCTCGCTTCAGTCTTTACCTAACGGAATTACTTCCAGGGTAAGGAAGGAACGTTTGAGAAACAGCCCTGAAGGCCTTGCAAACTCATTGATTGGCATTGGGACTGGTATCCAGCCTTCTTATTGGAAAAGGCTTGGAGAACTTGATTGCAGGACTTTGCTCATCGCAGGCAGCAAAGATGAA is drawn from Bacillus sp. FJAT-18017 and contains these coding sequences:
- the menD gene encoding 2-succinyl-5-enolpyruvyl-6-hydroxy-3-cyclohexene-1-carboxylic-acid synthase encodes the protein MNHQESLTSYLAAFVAELVKTGIKEVVISPGSRSTPMALVMAEHPELKIHIHVDERSAAFFALGLAKGSGKPVAILCTSGTAAANYFPAIVEAKYSRIPLLVLTADRPHELRDVGAPQAIDQIDLYGKHVKWFSEMALPEEGSDMIRYARTVCARAVSKATELPAGPVHLNFPFREPLIPKLDKEQLFEMLERPQKYVSISRGRLELSEEEYKEIALVLNSNKKGIIVCGHLEAGSLKTRIESLSRKTGYPILADPLSQLRSSKVSRELLIDTYDAFLRLPEAKSLLKPEVVIRFGAMPVSKALTTFLRENHSARQFVIDGGDGWRDPHSLSTEMIYCDEELFCEGLLPFVESNYDSLYMNEWSDVNHLSKETMISELNRDALTESIVYNQLQELLPEGASIFVGNSMPIRDLDSFFWLNDKNIRVLANRGANGIDGIISSALGASVHAKPMYLVLGDLTFYHDMNGLLPAKLYGLDITIIIINNNGGGIFSFLPQSNEKKNFELLFGTPTGLDFSHAAALYGGAFTRVETLVDFKNAIMKAREVHGLKIIEVMSDRETNTADHRRIWNSVSQEIKKLVDLS
- a CDS encoding isochorismate synthase; protein product: MLVTIHDTELKEGILQGIIRAKELGRPVLVSEVSKVGAMDPLLFFASGKEEFLGERFFWKSPGEEITIAGLGIAAQLSVDSDNGRFTIINKQWDRFIKDSIVMNSYSSEAIGPLMFGGFAFDPQKPRTALWSKYQDALFHIPRFMVSVLKGDVYLTTNIMCTKYDGISLFTKVSSEREALLNKAIKGSEGEKSSLVRVEEIGAAEWKQTVKNLVEDLNNGGPLKKVVLARELRLYFDGVIDSVKILGKLKEQQKTSFVFSFESAGDSFIGASPERLVKKAGMKVQSACLAGSIPRGGTDVEDKKLGDLLLSDEKNLSEHQYVVDMIREALEETCESVFIPEKPQLMKIRDIQHLYTPAEGIAKEKTSLLQLVDRLHPTPALGGLPKELAVEKIREMENLDRGLYAAPVGWLDYSGNGEFAVAIRSGLIQGNEASLFAGCGVVANSDADSEYLETGLKFRPMLSALGGVQE
- the menH gene encoding 2-succinyl-6-hydroxy-2,4-cyclohexadiene-1-carboxylate synthase gives rise to the protein MNAGINGLDYHIEITGEGSPLLLLHGFTGSSGTWQPFFEKWGAHSTLICPDLPGHGRTTPIPEPERLSMENTVEDLKCILDYFKIEKADILGYSMGGRVALAFALTFPERVRNLILESSSPGLENSDDRKSRRMKDNQLANFIKEHGIEEFVDYWENIPLFSSLQSLPNGITSRVRKERLRNSPEGLANSLIGIGTGIQPSYWKRLGELDCRTLLIAGSKDEKYCKIAKEMAARIKNCRIELVYEAGHAIHVEQSEKFGTIVSGFLTNT